The Nitrospira sp. genome contains a region encoding:
- a CDS encoding PilZ domain-containing protein: MNSRKSYVPLDSRYAERVAVTCRVRYVGEVPTQPHQGEGLTKNISVSGCHVISDRPVTRGTLLTLIIALPDGLPQFSIKSAHVVWVSGCQFSVRFMDLSRDHRKRLQAFIWKSISHTTVSDQRTRFRLI; the protein is encoded by the coding sequence ATGAATAGTCGAAAATCCTACGTGCCACTGGACAGCCGTTACGCCGAACGCGTCGCTGTCACGTGTCGAGTGCGTTACGTCGGTGAGGTCCCAACACAGCCGCACCAAGGCGAAGGGCTCACCAAGAACATATCAGTTTCCGGATGCCATGTTATCAGTGACCGCCCCGTCACGCGTGGGACACTACTGACCCTTATCATTGCCCTGCCCGATGGGTTACCGCAATTCTCGATCAAATCGGCGCATGTTGTATGGGTCTCAGGTTGCCAGTTTTCCGTCCGATTTATGGACCTGAGTCGCGACCACCGAAAACGGCTGCAAGCGTTCATCTGGAAGAGCATCTCCCACACCACCGTGAGTGATCAACGAACACGATTCCGACTTATATAG
- a CDS encoding PilZ domain-containing protein, with the protein MRQMKHISGSKAHHSHGSIERRRMTRTSVSFGLMYSGITEEDVLIGDGTVVDLSDGGLGIRGDAPVQVGMDLTLFLYLADSEDLLFVVEATVAWTKGHLFGVIPDEHSLRDGGRLQSFLRSQGVGQA; encoded by the coding sequence ATGAGACAGATGAAACACATAAGCGGCTCAAAAGCCCATCACTCCCATGGCTCGATCGAACGCCGAAGAATGACAAGGACCAGCGTGTCCTTCGGCCTGATGTATTCTGGAATCACAGAAGAAGATGTTTTGATTGGAGACGGTACGGTGGTAGACCTGTCTGATGGTGGATTGGGCATTCGTGGAGATGCCCCTGTCCAAGTTGGTATGGACCTCACATTGTTCCTATATCTAGCTGACAGTGAAGATCTCTTGTTCGTCGTAGAGGCGACGGTTGCCTGGACAAAGGGACATTTGTTTGGTGTCATCCCGGACGAACACAGCCTCCGCGACGGCGGTCGCCTGCAGTCGTTCCTCCGCTCCCAAGGTGTTGGTCAGGCCTAG
- a CDS encoding TetR/AcrR family transcriptional regulator, with product MNRTKKPSPQPHSPSRTSGHERQASLISAAAALFAANGFTGTTTKEIAKAAGVSEALLFKHFPTKHALYTAILAEKAQYSGLREAVEEAAKRQDDARLFTLLASYRIRKGADPTLLRLLLFSALEGHELSDMFFQKQYRVFHDLLAGYIRRRIDDGAFRPVDPLLTARAFFGIIVHHRLLHDIFGLPMHLTHEKTVAEYVSLFLGGLVRQSPSA from the coding sequence ATGAACAGGACAAAAAAGCCGTCTCCCCAACCTCATTCCCCCTCGCGAACATCAGGTCATGAGCGACAAGCCAGCTTGATCAGTGCCGCGGCGGCGCTCTTTGCAGCCAATGGGTTTACCGGAACGACCACGAAGGAAATCGCCAAGGCAGCCGGCGTCAGTGAGGCCCTGCTTTTCAAACACTTCCCGACGAAGCATGCACTGTATACCGCAATTCTAGCGGAAAAAGCCCAATATTCCGGGCTACGAGAGGCAGTCGAAGAAGCCGCCAAAAGGCAAGATGATGCACGGCTCTTCACGTTGCTGGCCAGCTATCGGATCAGAAAGGGCGCGGATCCGACATTGCTTCGCTTGCTCCTGTTCAGTGCCTTGGAGGGACATGAATTGTCCGACATGTTTTTTCAGAAGCAGTATCGCGTCTTTCACGATCTCCTCGCCGGCTATATTCGCCGACGCATTGACGACGGCGCGTTCCGTCCGGTCGATCCATTGCTTACGGCCAGAGCGTTTTTTGGGATCATCGTCCACCATCGACTGCTGCACGATATCTTTGGTTTGCCGATGCACCTGACCCACGAAAAAACGGTGGCGGAATATGTGTCGCTTTTCCTTGGCGGGCTCGTTCGACAATCGCCGAGCGCGTAA
- a CDS encoding efflux RND transporter periplasmic adaptor subunit → MSQLSRYPFVILGIIIFFAVTALVVFRLSTGAKTDTNKTRLITVGVISPLRQDLDIRLAYTADISPYQVVNVFSRVDGYIAKLHVDKGDFVRANQLLVEIDHTDYQHAVDQAKANLSAAKAKVSQQDAAVRNAKLTLDRMQALIKDQFVSQQDLDNAQVNSDAAIAAQESLHAQVKQMEVALAQAETNLTYSYIRAPFSGYIAERNLDTGAYVTGATASTSTMSRGIMSLHDINTVRVLIEVVEKEIPLVKIGQKAELRAEAYPDHVFEGTVTRIVQALNRATRTMTVEVDLPNKDLRLKGGMFARVEVMVGTHLQALQIPIDAVSRLEDTQYVYVVREGKAQRVDIAIGARNGNRVEITKGLTGSEEVIVSGKDIIHDGTPVRTQPLPQPSDLNTDGKS, encoded by the coding sequence ATGAGCCAACTATCCCGATATCCATTTGTGATTCTTGGGATCATCATCTTTTTCGCCGTCACGGCTCTTGTCGTCTTCCGTCTGAGCACAGGCGCTAAAACCGACACCAACAAGACACGGCTTATCACGGTAGGAGTGATATCCCCGCTGAGGCAGGATCTCGACATTCGCCTGGCCTATACGGCGGACATCTCACCCTATCAAGTCGTCAATGTCTTTTCACGGGTCGACGGTTACATCGCGAAACTGCATGTCGATAAGGGTGATTTTGTGAGGGCCAATCAGTTGCTCGTCGAAATCGACCATACGGACTATCAACATGCCGTCGATCAGGCAAAAGCCAATCTTTCAGCGGCCAAGGCGAAAGTATCACAACAAGACGCCGCGGTGCGCAACGCCAAACTGACCCTCGATCGCATGCAAGCCCTCATCAAAGATCAATTTGTTTCACAACAAGATTTGGACAACGCGCAGGTCAACTCTGATGCCGCTATCGCCGCACAAGAATCCTTGCACGCGCAGGTCAAACAGATGGAGGTCGCACTGGCTCAAGCGGAGACCAATCTGACCTACTCCTATATCCGCGCCCCGTTTTCCGGCTATATCGCGGAACGAAATCTGGATACCGGTGCCTATGTCACCGGCGCGACCGCAAGTACATCGACCATGTCGCGGGGCATTATGAGCCTGCACGACATCAATACCGTCCGGGTGCTGATCGAAGTCGTCGAAAAAGAGATTCCGCTGGTGAAGATCGGACAAAAGGCTGAGCTTCGGGCCGAAGCGTATCCAGATCACGTGTTCGAGGGAACCGTCACGCGTATCGTTCAAGCCCTGAATCGTGCCACGCGTACCATGACTGTGGAAGTCGATTTACCCAACAAGGATCTCCGGTTAAAAGGCGGCATGTTCGCGAGGGTTGAGGTGATGGTGGGGACCCATCTTCAGGCGTTGCAGATTCCCATCGACGCCGTCAGTCGGCTGGAGGATACGCAGTACGTCTATGTCGTTCGGGAGGGGAAAGCCCAACGGGTAGATATTGCAATCGGTGCCCGTAACGGGAACCGCGTAGAAATCACCAAAGGTCTGACCGGCAGCGAAGAGGTCATCGTCTCCGGCAAAGATATAATACACGACGGCACACCCGTGCGCACTCAACCCCTTCCTCAGCCATCGGACTTGAATACTGACGGGAAGAGCTGA
- a CDS encoding efflux RND transporter permease subunit yields MWLTLLALRNRIGILMLSLAMVVLGLTSLQRLPVDLFPQIQVPVAFVGVIYKGAPPLDIEQSVVYPIEKAVSSASNVEHVESFSKQGIGAVQIWFNWGADINVGQMEVMQRITQILNSLPPGILQPFIVKFDVSNIPVSIVSVSSDELDERALYDLAYNTIAPQIEQIANVAAATVEGGKIRQININLDPALLSARGLSILDVVNSVKAANLILPSGDIKAGNLDYNVFTNNQFRTVEPIQDVIVKVNPLGNPVRVRDVGTVTDSSDIQTNIVHADGAKSVFLRVNKQPIANTVEVVDALRAALPKMFGIPEGVKLGISFDQSLYIRQSINNLVEQALHGSLLAAAVILIFLRNLTSTLIVSVAIPLSMLVTFIVLYFTGQTLNVFTLGGLALGIGRLVDDSIVELENIQRHLNANPNRWTGILDAAREVAMPIFASTVTTVVVFLPMFFVVGVARLLLIPLTVTIAIALFTSFLVSRTVTPALCYKFLKPEQEAWRSMPTWFVNLMEWSRNRYESLDRSYEDSLRWVLGHRRIFIIAVLLIFLGSLTLVPMIGTEFLPVSDESQFRIVLRAPVGQRVEKTEQQVSEVERVLRANIPAAELETIVSSTGILSQGRSSLFNPNTGPHTSSIQVYLADPAKRTRNQVEIMNDVRPKIVKLFPGVSMYFDPGGLVKRVTSFGSQKAVDVEIYGYDFDKARDVIARVKEIMERIPGLADIEPSREENYPEVNVTVDREKAALLGISEANVANAVLFSLNGNGQTDPIIYTDPQNGNEYFISAWLAEEHRKNLTDLENILLTTKLGEPVLLKNVASLKLNAGPVKVDRKYFQRVVHITANPINRPLGDIADDLESSFADLQLPAGFSIKLAGQIQQQRETFQGLQFAIVLALVLVYMVMAAQFKSLIDPFIIMFSVPMGFPGVILILFLTNTTLSTTSMMGIIMMFGIVVSNGVLLVDYTNVLRRRGEPLHRAVVTAARTRLRPILMTSLATVFGLLPMAIGLGTGGETNAPLARAVVGGLSVSTLLTLFLVPTLYAILEERFPRRLDLQTGDHVQTSAGEVPVTE; encoded by the coding sequence ATGTGGCTGACCTTACTCGCATTACGCAATCGCATCGGCATCCTGATGCTATCGCTCGCGATGGTGGTATTGGGCTTGACGTCCCTCCAGCGATTGCCGGTTGATCTGTTCCCGCAAATCCAGGTCCCGGTCGCCTTCGTAGGGGTCATTTACAAAGGGGCGCCTCCTCTCGATATTGAACAGAGCGTCGTGTACCCGATCGAAAAAGCGGTCAGCTCAGCCTCCAATGTCGAACACGTCGAGTCATTCAGTAAGCAGGGTATCGGCGCGGTGCAAATCTGGTTCAATTGGGGAGCAGACATCAACGTCGGACAAATGGAGGTGATGCAGCGCATCACACAGATTCTGAACAGCCTCCCACCCGGCATTCTGCAGCCCTTTATCGTCAAGTTCGACGTCTCCAATATTCCCGTCTCGATCGTGTCGGTATCGAGCGACGAGCTGGACGAACGCGCACTGTACGATTTGGCATACAACACCATCGCTCCACAAATCGAACAGATCGCCAATGTCGCGGCGGCGACCGTCGAGGGGGGCAAGATCCGCCAAATCAACATCAACCTTGATCCGGCACTGCTCAGCGCGCGCGGGCTTTCGATTCTCGACGTCGTGAATTCCGTCAAAGCCGCCAACCTGATTTTGCCTTCAGGCGATATCAAAGCAGGCAACCTGGACTACAACGTCTTCACCAACAATCAGTTTCGGACGGTCGAGCCGATCCAAGACGTCATCGTGAAAGTCAATCCGCTGGGCAACCCGGTTCGCGTGCGCGATGTGGGGACCGTGACGGACTCGTCCGACATTCAAACGAACATCGTGCATGCCGATGGAGCCAAATCGGTATTTCTTCGAGTGAACAAGCAACCGATCGCCAATACGGTCGAAGTCGTGGACGCCCTGCGCGCCGCGCTCCCCAAGATGTTCGGCATTCCCGAAGGAGTGAAGCTCGGCATCTCGTTCGATCAATCCCTCTATATTCGGCAATCCATCAACAATCTCGTTGAACAAGCCCTCCACGGCTCGTTGTTGGCAGCGGCTGTGATTCTCATCTTCCTGCGCAACCTCACCAGTACCCTGATCGTTTCCGTTGCCATCCCACTGTCCATGCTGGTGACGTTTATCGTGCTCTATTTCACCGGACAGACGCTCAATGTTTTCACGCTCGGGGGACTCGCACTGGGCATCGGCCGCCTCGTTGATGATTCCATCGTGGAACTGGAAAATATCCAACGCCATCTCAATGCCAATCCCAATCGGTGGACCGGCATTCTGGACGCCGCACGGGAGGTGGCGATGCCGATCTTTGCCTCCACCGTCACGACGGTGGTGGTCTTCCTCCCGATGTTTTTCGTCGTCGGCGTCGCGCGTCTGCTGCTGATTCCATTGACCGTCACGATCGCCATTGCGCTCTTCACGTCTTTTTTGGTGTCCCGCACGGTCACGCCGGCGCTCTGCTACAAATTTCTCAAACCTGAGCAAGAGGCCTGGCGGTCGATGCCGACTTGGTTTGTCAACCTGATGGAGTGGAGCCGTAACCGGTATGAATCCCTCGATAGGAGTTACGAAGACTCGTTACGGTGGGTACTGGGCCATCGCCGAATCTTCATCATCGCAGTCCTGCTGATCTTCCTCGGATCGCTGACGTTGGTTCCCATGATCGGAACGGAATTCCTGCCGGTGTCCGATGAGAGCCAATTTCGCATCGTCCTACGGGCTCCCGTCGGCCAACGAGTTGAAAAGACGGAGCAGCAGGTCTCGGAAGTCGAGCGCGTCCTTCGCGCGAACATTCCAGCCGCCGAACTGGAGACGATTGTCTCCAGCACGGGGATTTTGTCGCAAGGCCGCTCGTCCCTTTTCAATCCCAATACGGGCCCCCACACCTCTTCGATTCAAGTGTACCTCGCCGACCCGGCGAAGCGGACCAGAAATCAGGTCGAGATCATGAACGATGTGCGTCCCAAGATCGTCAAACTCTTCCCCGGCGTGTCGATGTATTTCGATCCCGGGGGTCTCGTCAAACGCGTTACCAGCTTCGGCTCGCAAAAGGCCGTGGACGTGGAAATTTATGGATATGACTTCGACAAAGCGAGGGACGTCATCGCCCGCGTCAAGGAGATCATGGAGCGGATTCCCGGCCTGGCTGATATCGAACCGAGCCGGGAAGAGAACTACCCGGAGGTCAACGTCACCGTCGATCGAGAGAAAGCGGCCTTACTCGGCATCAGCGAAGCCAATGTCGCCAACGCCGTGCTCTTTTCATTGAACGGAAACGGCCAAACCGACCCGATCATTTACACGGACCCGCAAAACGGCAACGAGTATTTCATCAGCGCGTGGCTTGCCGAGGAGCACAGGAAGAATCTCACTGATCTGGAGAATATTTTACTCACGACCAAACTCGGTGAGCCGGTCTTGCTGAAGAACGTGGCGTCGCTCAAGTTGAATGCCGGACCGGTGAAAGTCGATCGGAAGTATTTCCAGCGCGTGGTCCATATTACGGCGAATCCAATCAATCGACCGCTCGGCGACATCGCCGATGACCTCGAGTCGTCGTTCGCCGATCTTCAGCTGCCGGCCGGGTTCAGCATCAAGCTGGCGGGCCAAATTCAGCAGCAGCGCGAAACCTTCCAAGGGTTGCAGTTTGCGATCGTCCTGGCGCTCGTGTTGGTCTACATGGTGATGGCCGCACAATTTAAGTCGCTCATCGATCCATTCATCATCATGTTTTCGGTGCCGATGGGCTTTCCCGGTGTCATCTTGATCCTCTTCCTGACGAATACGACGCTGTCCACCACATCGATGATGGGCATCATCATGATGTTCGGAATCGTCGTCTCGAACGGCGTCCTGCTGGTCGATTACACCAACGTGCTCCGCCGTAGAGGCGAACCACTTCACCGTGCGGTCGTGACCGCAGCGCGAACCAGACTGCGCCCGATTCTCATGACTTCACTGGCCACGGTCTTCGGCCTCCTTCCCATGGCGATCGGCCTCGGAACCGGCGGCGAAACCAACGCGCCCTTGGCACGGGCGGTCGTCGGAGGCTTGAGCGTCTCCACGCTCCTCACGCTGTTTCTCGTCCCCACGCTGTACGCGATTTTAGAAGAACGGTTCCCAAGAAGACTGGATTTGCAGACGGGAGATCACGTGCAAACTTCGGCCGGCGAGGTTCCTGTCACGGAGTGA
- a CDS encoding SCP2 sterol-binding domain-containing protein — protein MKAKTIREVLDALPSKLDKDAAEDVEAVYQFDLQGTQGGQYQLLVHNGTCVVKDGTHADPHVTLSMAGEDCIKILNGQMSGMAMAMSGRLQITGDIGLAMQLKSLFPNAVES, from the coding sequence ATGAAAGCCAAGACCATCAGAGAAGTGCTCGATGCGCTTCCGTCAAAATTGGATAAGGATGCAGCGGAAGATGTCGAGGCGGTATACCAGTTCGATCTGCAAGGCACTCAGGGCGGCCAGTATCAACTGCTGGTGCACAACGGCACCTGTGTCGTGAAGGACGGCACCCACGCCGATCCGCATGTGACCCTGTCGATGGCCGGAGAAGATTGCATCAAGATCCTCAATGGACAGATGAGCGGCATGGCGATGGCGATGTCCGGGCGTTTGCAGATCACAGGAGATATCGGGCTGGCCATGCAGCTGAAATCCTTGTTCCCAAACGCTGTTGAGAGCTGA
- a CDS encoding S-adenosylmethionine decarboxylase codes for MSTSASSESTILPTNAPAAAARPVQDMVGSGKAWGLCTAVDLHDCNPDLIRDAAYIKRYVVELCELIDMKRFGECQVVDFGEGPVAGYSMVQLISTSLISGHFANETNHAYLDIFSCKGYDPTVVESFSREFFGARRSVATATLRY; via the coding sequence ATGAGTACCTCGGCTAGTTCCGAGTCCACGATCTTACCGACCAACGCCCCTGCGGCGGCTGCTCGACCTGTCCAAGACATGGTGGGAAGCGGCAAGGCATGGGGACTCTGCACGGCAGTAGACCTCCACGATTGCAATCCCGATCTTATCCGTGATGCCGCCTATATCAAACGCTACGTCGTTGAGTTGTGTGAGCTCATCGATATGAAGCGCTTCGGGGAATGTCAGGTCGTCGATTTCGGCGAAGGCCCTGTGGCCGGGTATTCCATGGTGCAGTTGATCTCCACCTCATTGATCAGCGGTCATTTCGCCAACGAAACCAATCACGCCTACCTCGACATTTTCAGCTGCAAGGGCTATGATCCCACGGTCGTCGAGTCCTTTTCGAGGGAGTTCTTCGGCGCCCGGCGCAGTGTCGCGACAGCGACTCTCCGGTACTAG